CAGACGGAAATGCGCGTAGGGCGTCGGCACGCTGATGCGTAGCCGGCCGGACGGCACGCTCTGGCCGCCGGTGACCTCGCGCTCGGCATCCACCAGTTGGCCCAGGGCCTGGCGGCACTGTTCGAAGTAGTTGCGCCCGCCTTCGGTCAGGCGCATCTGCCGCGTGGTGCGGACGAACAGGCGCACGCCGAGGCGTTCCTCCAGGCGCGCCACCGAACGGCTCACCGCCGCCGGAGTGATGCCGGCCTCGTTGGCCGCGGCGGTGAAGCTGCCGGTTTCCGCGGCGAGGCAGAACAGCTCGATGCTGCCCAGTTGCAGGTCGTCGAAATGGCGAGTCATGGCGCAGCCCGATTCATTACATGAGGTATCAATTCAAATGCCATGAACCTCATTTTTCAAGCAGCGCTTGCAGCCTAGATTGGCCCCCAAGACGCGGGCATCCCGCCCCGCCTCACTTGAGGAGACTCAATCATGCGCAAGACCGTCATCGTCACCGGCGCCTCCAGCGGCCTGGGTTTCGCCATTGCCGAGGCCTACCTAGCGCGCGGCTACAACGTGGTGGGCAACGCCCGCAGCCTGGCCCGCCTGCAGGAGGCCGCGCAGAAGCTGGGCAACCCGGCCAACTTCCTGCTGGTGGAGGGCGACATCGCCCAACCGGAAACCGCCAGACGCCTGTTCGCCCAGGCCACCGAAGCCTTCGGCCAGGTGGACATCCTGATCAACAACGCCGGCATCTTCATTCCCAAGCCGGTGACCGAGTACAGCGAGGATGAGGTCAACGCCATCGTCGACACCAACCTCAAGGGCTTCTTCTACCCCGCCCAGGCCGCCGCCCGGCACATGGCCGCCAACGGCTCGGGGCACATCGTCGCCCTCACCGCCGCCATCGCCCTGCAGCCCAACGCCAAGGTGCCGGCGCTGCTGCCGGTGCTGATCAAGGGCGGCCTGAACAGCGCGGTGCGCGGCCTGGCGCTGGAGCTGGCGGGCTCCCAGGTGCAGGTCAACGCCGTGGCGCCGGGGATCATCCAGACCCCGATGCACGCCGAGGACGCCGAAACCAGCGCCTTCCTCAGCAGCCTGGCGCCCACCGGCAAGATAGGCACGCCGCGGGACATCGTCGACGCCGTGCTCTACCTGACCGACTCGACCTTCGTCACCGGTGCCATTCTGAATGTCGACGGTGGATCCACCACCGGCACCTGGTAAACCACAGGAGAACCGCAATGCCCTACGTGAACATCCAGGTCACCGACGAAGGGGTGACCGCCGAGGAACGCCGCCAGTTGATCGAAGGCGTGACCGAACTGCTGGAGCGGGTACTGAGAAAACCGCCGGCGAGCACCTTCGTGGTGATCCAGGAAATCCCCACCGACAGCTGGGGCGTGGGCGGCGAAACCGTCAAGGCGCTGCGCGCGCGGGCGAAGCAGCCCGGCGACTGAAGCTGCGGGCACGCCGGGGGGCCGCCAGGGCCTCCGGCGATTGCGCCGCACCTTCGGGGTGCTGCTAGCATCGCGGCATCCCCCAACGTCCGTACCGAGGCATGGAATGCTCGCCGCGCTCAAGCGTTACCCGCTGCAGGTCAACCTGCTGCTCTGCTCCACGCTCCTGCTGACCCTGGCGCGCGCCATTACCCTGCCTTACCTGGTGATCTACCTCTCGACGAACTTCGACCTGGCCGTCAGCCGCATCGGCCTGCTGCTGGGCGGGGCGCTGGTCGGCGGTTCGCTGATCAGCCTCTACGGCGGCTACCTGATCGACCGGATGCCCGGCTACCGCCTGATCCTCGGCTTCAGCGCCTGCTTCGTCGCCGCCTTCATCGGCATGTGCCTGACGGACAACCTCTGGCTGTTCTTTTTCTTCCTGCTCGGCTTCAACTTCGCCTACTCGGTGACCGACGTGGTGGTGAAGACCGCCTTCGGCCGGCTGCTGGCGGCGGGCGAGCAGAGCCGCGCCTTCTCCATCCGCTACACCCTGATCAACCTCGCCTACGCCATCGGTCCCTTCATCGGCGCCGGGCTGGCGCAATGGAGCCAGAAGCTGCCCTTCATGGTGTCCGCGGCCCTGGGCAGCTTCTTTCTGCTGGCCTTCCTGCGCTATGGCGACCGTGACATGCGCCCGGCCGCCGGGGTGGCGCCGCCCTCCTTCCTGGCGGTGATGGGCGTGCTGTCGCGGGATCGCCGGCTGATGTACTTCACCGTCGGCGGGGCCTTCACCGCCGTGGTATTCGGCCAGTTCTCCGCCTACCTGTCGCAGTACCTGGTCGCCACCGGCACGGCGGAATACGCCTACCAGGTGATCCAGACCATCCTCGGGGTCAATGCGGTGACGGTGATCTGCCTGCAGTACCTGCTGGGCAAACGCATCGACAATGCGCACCTGCAGCGCTGGCTGATCGTCGGCCTGGGCCTGTTCGTGCTGGGCATCGTCGGCTTCGGCCTATCCCGGCATCTCGCGCACTGGGGCCTGGCAATGGTCGTGTTCACCCTCGGCGAGATCATCGTGATCCCCGCCGAGTACATGTTCATCGACCGCATCGCCCCGCCCCATCTGCGCGGCGTGTACTACGGCACGCAGAACCTGTCGAACCTCGGCGGCGGCGCCGGCCCGGTGCTGGTCGGCTTCGCCCTGAGCCTGTGGGCGCCGCACTGGGTGTTCGTGATGCTCGCCGGCTGCATCGTCGTCGGCGCCTTCTTCTACGTCGCCGGCGCCTCTCGGCCCTCGCCCCGGCCGCACGACTGACGAACGACCTTGCGCGGCTCCGGGGAGTGACGCGGCTGCTCGGCATCCTGCCCGGCGCCATCAGCCTGTGGAGGCTCGACGCTGAGCTGCTGAGCCGCAACCCGCGCCGAGGACGACAAGGGTCATCGCCCGAGCGCGTGGCATGAGTTCAAGGGCCGGACGAAGACCGAGTTTTCCTCCGCCGACGCGCCGTCCCGTTCAGCGCCGACCAGGACAGTACCTGGGGCGAACTGAACCTGGACGTCGACTGCCGGCTCGCCGAGCGGACCAGCCTGACCCGCTCGCTCGGGATCCAGAAAGCGTTCGATGGCGAAGGACGCAGCCACGAAGGCATCATCGGCATCAAGGTGAAATTCCGAGGAATGAGACCGGGTCCGGCCGGGGGAGCACGACATGCGCCAGCAGGAACAACGCCATCTACGCGCCGTCCGCACGACGGCCTACAACAACGAGGTTGCCGCCGAACTGCTCCAGGAGCTGCTGGCCCGCGCCTGCAGCGAAGACCAGGCGCGGCGCATCCGCTGTGCCAGGCGCCAGTTGCTCAGGGATGCCGACGCCCTCGAACTCGTCTGGCAGGCCCTCAGCACCCCGGATGCCACCCCCAGGCCCTGACTCAGGCGTGCTGGATACCGGCGCGCTTGAGCAACTGCCGGCAGCGCTCCGACAGGTGCACCACGCGCAGGTGCTTGCCCGCCCTGGCATACCGCTCGCGCAGCGTCTTCAGCGCGGCGATGGCCGAGTAATCGACGAAGCTCAGGTGCGCGCAGTCCAGGGTGACCTGCTGCGGGTCATTGGCCGGGTCGAACTGGTTGAGGAACGGCGTGCTGGAAGCGAAGAACAGCGTGCCGTGCACGCGGTAGAGCCGGCTGCCATCGGCCTCGTCATGCACGTCGGCGTACAGCTCGCGGGCGTGTTTCCAGGCAAAGTCCAGGGCGGCGAGGATGATGCCGCAGAACACCGCGGTCGCCAGATCGGTGGCCACGGTGATCGCGGTCACCGCGATGATCACCAGCACGTCGCTCAGCGGCACCTTGTGCAGCACCCGCAGCGAAGCCCAGGCGAAGGTCTGCTGCGATACCACGAACATCACGCCCACCAGCGCCGCCAGCGGGATGCGCTCGATCAGCGGCGATAGGAACAGCACGAAGAACAGGATCATCACCCCGGCCACCACGCCCGACAGCCGGCCACGGCCGCCCGAGCTCAGGTTGATCACCGTCTGGCCGATCATGGCGCAACCGCCCATGCCGCCGAACAGCCCGGAAACGATATTGGCTCCGCCCAGCGCCACGCACTCGCGGTCGGGAAAGCCGCGGCTCTCGGTGATCTCGTCGGTGAGGTTGAGGGTCAGCAGGGTTTCCAGCAGCCCGACCATCGCCATGAGGAAGGCATAGGGCGCGATGATCCGCAGGGTTTCCAGGTTCCACGGGATGTCCGGCAGAGCGAACGGCGGCAGGCCGCCGGCGATGTGCGCCATATCGCCCAACGTGCGGGTCGGCAGGTTCAGCAGGTAGACCAGCAGGCCGACGCCCAGGATCGCCACCAGCGCCGGCGGCACCGCGCGGGTCAGGCGCGGCAGTCCATACACCACCGTCATGGTCAGCGCCACCAGCCCCAGCATCAGGTACAGCGGGTTGCCGCTCAGCCAGTGTTCGCCGTCCTTGAAATGCTCCATCTGCGCCAGCGCGATGACGATCGCCAGGCCATTCACGAACCCCAGCATCACCGGGTGCGGCACCATCCGCACCAGCTTGCCCAGGCGCAGCAGGCCGAAGCCGATCATCACCAGCCCGCCCAGCAGCACAGTGGCCAGCAGGTACTGCACCCCGTGCTGCACCACCAGGGCGACGATCACCACCGCCATCGAACCGGCCGCGCCGGACACCATGCCGGGCCGTCCGCCGAACAACGCGGTCAGGGTGCAGAGGATAAAGGCGCCATACAGCCCCATCAGCGGATTGAGGTGGGCGACCAGGGCAAAGGCGATGCACTCGGGCACCAGGGCGAAGGACGTGGTCAGTCCTGCCAGGACATCGGCACGCAGGCGGGCGGGTTTCATGGTTCGACTCGGGACGGGTGTTGCGAAAAAGGTCGGCAATGGTACGGAAATGCATCGCGCACGGCCACTCGCTACACCCGCGCGGCGTACCGGTCAGTTCTCCGGAGCCGAGGAGCCGACCTCGACGATACCGCGGGCTTCGATCCGCGCTCATGGCGAAGCGAGTGAAACCGGGCCACCGCCCTATCCGGCCTGCCCCTGCACCAGCGCCCCGTGCAGGAACAATTGCTCCAGCACGCTGGCCGAGCTGGAGCTGGCCGCCCGGCCATAGCGCACGGCGTCGACCATGCCGTAGACCATCGAGAGGAAGAGCTCGGTGAACACCGCGGCGGTGATGTCGATGCGGAACACGCCGATCTGCTGGCCGCGCAGGAAGAAGGCGTCCACGGCGGCGGTGTAGTAGCGCCAGCGTTCGGTGGTGGTTTCGATGTCGAGGCTTTCGGCGCGGTACTGGAAGAGTAGGAAGGCCAGCATCTCGCGATGCTTGAGGTGTTCGCCGATCAGCCGGCGCAGTGCGTCCAGCGGTTGCGCCTGCTGCAGTTCGGCAGCCTCGAGGATCTGTCGGATCACCGAGTGGCCATAGTTGTCCAGCATCTCCAGCAGATTGTCACGGGTGCCGCAGAAGCGGTGCAACGTGGCCTTGCTCACCCCTGCCGATGCCGCCAGCTCCTTCAGTGTCGCCCGTGGGCGATCGACGATAGCGACGGCCAGCGCATTGAGAAGACGTTCATCGTGGGCAGTGAGTGTCATTCGTAGCCTCGGAACCGGGTGTCGGGTTGCTTCGATGTTGGAGAGTCTCATTGTGCAGAAAAAGCCTCTCCTTTTGAAAGGATATGTCACATTTTATACACACTAGAAGCATATGAGTCAATATTGACTCATTTTGTTTTTAAAAGGATCATACGCACCTTTCCAGTTAGAGCAGACCCGGGTGAATCATGGGCAGGTTGCGTGCGGTAGGGATGATCAGCGCTTGGATGGCAGCGATGGCGCTGGCCGGTTGCGGGCCTTCGGGCGAGCCGGAAGCGGTCGCCGAGGTCGCCCGCCCGGTGGATGTGGTGGCGGTGGTCACCGAGCCGCTGGTGTTGACCTCGGAATTGCCCGGTCGCATCGAGCCCATGCGGGTGGCCGAGGTCCGCGCGCGGGTCGCCGGCATCGTGCTGCAGAAGCGCTTCGAGGAAGGCGCCGACGTGAAGGCCGGCGAGTTGCTGTTCCAGATCGACCCGGCGCCGCTGAAGGCTGCCGTGTCCCGCGCCGAAGGCGAACTGGCGCGTGCCCAGGCTTCGCTCTACGAGGCGCAGGCGCGGGTCAGGCGCTATGAGCCGCTGGTGAAGATCGAAGCGGTCAGCCAGCAGGACTTCGACACCGCCACGGCGGACATGCGCAGCGCCCAGGCGGCGGTACGCTCGGCCCAGGCGGACGTGGAAACCGCGCGGCTGAACCTGGGCTACGCCTCGGTCAAGGCGCCGATTTCCGGGCGTATCGGCCGGGCGCTGGTCACCGAGGGCGCGCTGGTCGGCCAGGGCGAGGCGACGCTGATGGCGCGCATCCAGCAGCTCGACCCGATCTACGCCGACTTCACCCAGCCGGTGGCCGACGCGCTGCGCCTGCGCGAGGCGCTCAAGGGCGGCAACCTCTCCGCCGGCCAGAGCCAGGCGCTGAGCATCCGTGTCGACGGCACCAACTACCAGCGCCAGGGTGAGCTGCTGTTCACCGATGTCTCGGTGGACCGTGGCACCGGCCAGGTGTCGCTGCGCGGCAGCTTCGCCAACCCCGACGGTGTGCTGCTGCCGGGCATGTACGTGCGGGTCACCGCACCGCAGGGCAGCGACGACAAGGCCATCCTGGTGCCCCAGCGCGCCGTGCAGCGCGCCACCGACGGCAGCGCCCACGTGCTGGTGATCGGCGCCGACAGCCGCGTCGAAACCCGGTCGGTGGTGACCGGTGCCATGCAGGGCTCGCGCTGGCAGATCAGCCAGGGCCTGGCCAGCGGCGACCAGGTGATCGTCGGCGGCCTCACCGGCCTGCAGCCGGGCAGCAAGGTCGAACCGCGTTCCGCGCAGGAACAACAGGCGGCACGCCAGTAAGGCCGGGCTCGCCGCGAGGAATCTTTCATGTCCAAGTTCTTCATCATGCGCCCCAACTTCGCGTGGGTGGTGGCGCTGTTCATCTCCCTGGCCGGCCTGCTGGTCATTCCGTTGCTGCCGGTGGCGCAGTACCCCAACGTGGCGCCGCCGCAGATCAGCGTGACCGCCACCTACCCCGGCGCCTCGGCGCAGGTGCTGGTGGACTCGGTCACCAGCGTGATCGAGGAGGAGCTCAACGGCGCCAAGGGCCTGCTCTACTTCGAGTCCACCAGCAACTCCAACGGCATGGCCGAGGTGGTGGTCACCTTCCAGCCCGGCACCAACCCGGAGCTGGCCCAGGTGGACGTGCAGAACCGCCTGAAGAAAGCCGAGGCGCGCATGCCCCAGGCCGTGCTCACCCAGGGGCTGGAGGTCGAGCAGACCAGCGCCGGCTTCCTGCTGATCTACGCGCTCAACTACAAGGAAGGCGCCCAGCGCAGCGATACCACCGCCCTGGGCGACTACGCCGCGCGCAACATCAACAACGAGCTGCGCCGCGTCTCCGGCGTCGGCAAGCTGCAGTTCTTCTCCTCCGAAGCGGCCATGCGCGTCTGGATCGACCCGCAGAAGCTGGTGGGCTATGGCCTCTCCATCGATGATGTGGGCAACGCCATCCGCGGGCAAAACGTGCAGGTGCCGGCCGGCAGCTTCGGCAGCTCGCCGGGCAGCACCCAGCAGGAACTGACCGCGACCCTGGCGGTGAAAGGCACCCTCGATGATCCGGCGGAGTTCGGCCGCGTCGTGCTGCGCGCCAATCCCGACGGCTCCACCGTGAAGCTGGCCGATGTCGCACGCCTGGAAGTGGGCAGCGAAAGCTACAACTTCACCGCGCGCCTGAACGGCAAGCCGGCGGTGGCCGGCGCCATCCAGCTCTCCCCCGGCGCCAACGCGCTGCAGACCGCCGCCCTGGTGAAGGAGCGCCTGGCCGAGCTGTCGGTGAACTTCCCCGACGACATCGAGTACTCGGTGCCCTACGACACCTCGCGCTTCGTCGACGTGGCCATCGAGAAGGTCATCCACACTCTGCTCGAAGCGATGGTGCTGGTGTTCCTGGTGATGTTCCTGTTCCTGCAGAACGTGCGCTACACCCTGATCCCGGCCATCGTGGTGCCGGTGTGCCTGCTCGGTACGCTGACGATGATGTACCTGCTGGGCTTCTCGGTGAACATGATGACCATGTTCGGCATGGTGCTGGCCATCGGCATCCTGGTGGACGACGCCATCGTGGTGGTGGAGAACGTCGAGCGGATCATGGCCGAGGAAGGGCTCTCCCCCGCCGCCGCCACGGTCAAGGCGATGGGCCAGGTGTCCGGCGCCATCGTCGGCATCACCCTGGTACTGTCGGCGGTGTTCCTGCCGCTGGCGTTCATGGCCGGCTCGGTGGGCGTGATCTACCAGCAGTTCTCCCTGTCGCTGGCGGTGTCGATCCTGTTCTCCGGCTTCCTCGCCCTGACCTTCACTCCGGCGCTGTGCGCCACCCTGCTCAAGCCGATCCCCGAGGGTCACCACGAGAAGCGCGGCTTCTTCGGCGCCTTCAACCGCGGCTTCGCGCGCCTGACCGCGCGCTACACCCTGCTCAACAGCGCACTGGTCAAGCGTGCCGGGCGCTACATGCTGGTCTACGCCGGCATCATCGCCGTGCTCGGCTACACCTACGTGCGCCTGCCGGAGTCCTTCGTGCCGGTGGAAGACCAGGGCTACATGATCGTCGACATCCAACTGCCGCCGGGCGCCACCCGCGCGCGCACCGACCTCACCGGCCAGGAGCTGGAGCGCTACCTGATGTCCCGCGAGGCGGTCGATTCGGTGTTCCTGGTGATGGGCTTCAGCTTCTCCGGCATGGGCGAGAACGCCGCGCTGTCCTTCCCGACCCTGAAGGACTGGTCCGTGCGCAGCGCCGAGCAGTCCGCCGACGCGGAGGCCACGCACACCAACGAACGCTTCGCCGGGATCAGCGACGGCGCGATCATGGCGGTCACTCCGCCGCCGATCGACGGCCTGGGCAACTCCGGCGGTTTCGCCCTGCGCCTGCAGGACCGCGCCGGCCTCGGCCGCGACGCCCTGCTGGCGGCCCGCGACCAGTTGCTGGGCGAAGCCAACGGCAACCCGAAGATCCTCTACGCGATGATGGAAGGCCTCGCCGAAGCGCCGCAGCTGCGCCTGGAAATCGACCGCGACAAGGCACGCACCCTCGGCGTGAGCTTCGAGTCGATCAGCAGTGCGCTGTCCGCCGCCTTCGGTTCGTCGGTGATCAACGACTTCGCCAACGCCGGCCGCCAGCAACGCGTGGTGGTGCAGGCCGAACAGGGCGAGCGGATGACCCCGGAAGCCGTGCTCAAGCTCTACGTACCCAACGCCGGCGGCGAGCTGGTGCCGCTGTCCGCCTTCGTCAGCACCCGCTGGGAAGAAGGCCCGGTGCAACTGGTGCGCTACAACGGCTACCCGTCGATCCGCATCGCCGGCGACGCCGCGCCCGGCGTCAGCACCGGCGAGGCGATGGCCGAAATGCAGCGCCTGGCCGCCGAACTGCCGGCGGGCATCAGCTACGAATGGACCGGCCTGTCCTACCAGGAGAGGGTCGCCAGCGGCCAGGCGACGCAACTGTTCGCCCTCGCCATCCTGGTGGTGTTCCTGCTGCTGGTGGCGCTCTACGAGAGCTGGGCGATCCCGCTGTCGGTGATGCTCATCGTGCCCATCGGCGCCCTCGGCGCGGTGCTCGCGGTGACGGCCGTCGGCCTGCCCAACGACGTGTACTTCAAGGTCGGCCTGATCACTATCATCGGTCTTGCGGCGAAGAACGCGATCCTCATCGTCGAGTTCGCCAAGGAACTCTGGGAGAAGGGCTACAGCCTGCGCGAGGCCGCCATCGAGGCCGCTCGCCTGCGCTTCCGCCCGATCATCATGACCTCGATGGCCTTCATCCTCGGCGTGGTGCCGCTGACCATCGCCAGCGGCGCCGGCGCCGCCAGCCAGCGCGCCATCGGCACCGGGGTGATCGGCGGGATGCTCAGCGCCACGCTGCTGGGGGTGATCTTCGTGCCCGTCTGCTTCGTCTGGCTGCTGTCGCTGCTGCGCCGCCAACCCAGGCCCGCCCATCCATCCCTCGAGGCCACGGAGTGACCGCCATGCGCAAACCAGCCTTTGCCGCGTCAGCCCTGCTGCTGGTCCCGGCCCTGTTCCTGGCCGGCTGCTCCCTGGCGCCGACCTACGAACGTCCAGAAGCGCCCGTGGCCTCGAACTGGAGTGGCCCCGCCGCGCAGTCGGGCCGGGCCGCGAGCAACCTGGACTGGCAGACCTTCATCGTCGACAGCGAACTGCGCGACCTGGTGAACATCGCCCTGGACAACAACCGCTCGCTGCGCCAGACCCTGCTCGATATCGAACAGGCCCGCGCGCAATACCGCATCCAGCGCTCCGAGCGAGTGCCGGGCCTCGGCGCGACAGCCAACGGCAACCGCCAGCGGCTGCCGGGGGATCTCTCCAGCGACGGCCATTCCGGCGTGAGCAGCAGCTACCAGGTCGGCCTGTCGCTGCCCGAGTACGAAGTGGACCTGTTCGGCCGGGTGAAGAGCCTGACCGACGCCGCCCTGGAGCAATACCTCGCCACCGAGGAAGCCGCGCGCAGTGCGCAGATCGCCCTGGTCGCCGAAGTCAGCCAGGCCTACCTGAGCTACGACGGCGCCCAGCGTCGCCTGCAGCTCACCGAGCAGACCCTGGCCAGCCGCGAAGACTCGCTGGGCCTGATCGGCCAGCGGCGCACGGCCGGCGCCGCCACCGCGCTGGACTACCAGGAAGCCCTGGGACTGGTGGAACAGTCCCGCGCCGAACTGGAAAGCAACGCGCGGCAGAAGCAGCAGGCGCTCAACGCCCTGGTGCTGCTGCTCGGCACCCCGGACGCGGCGAAACGCATCCCGCAGTTGCCGCAGAACAAGCCGATGCTGGTCCAGGACATCGCTCCCGGCACGCCGTCCGAACTGATCGAGCGGCGCCCGGACATCCTCGCCGCCGAGCACCAGCTCAAGGCGCGCAACGCCGACATCGGCGCGGCCCGCGCGGCGTTCTTCCCGCGCATCAGCCTGACCGGCAGCTTCGGCACCTCCAGTGCGGAAATGTCCGGACTGTTCGACGGCGGCTCGCGTTCCTGGAGCTTCGTGCCGACACTGTCGCTGCCGATCTTCGATGCCGGCCGCAACCGCGCCAACCTCGACCTGGCCAAGGTGCGCAAGGACTCCGCCGTGGCCGCCTACGAAGGCACTATCCAGACGGCATTCCGCGAAGTGGCCGACGCCCTGGCGGCGACCGACACCCTGCGCCGCGAGGAAAGCGCCCGCCGCGCGCTGGCCAACACCACCAACGAGACGCTGAAGCTGGCCAAGGCGCGCTACGAAGGCGGCGTGGACAGCCACCTGCGCTACCTCGACGCACAGCGCAGCAACTTCATCAACGAGTCGGCCTACATCGAAACCAGCACCCAGCAGCAGATCGCCCTCGTCGACCTGTTCCGCGCCCTGGGCGGAGGCTGGAGCGGGGATGCGATGGCGCGGCGCTGATCACGCCCCCGCCGGCGGTGCGGCCCCCGCAGGGCGGACTCCTCTCGCGATGGATTTCGCGGACAGAGTCAGCTCCTACGGGGTGATCCGGGGCAGTAACGTTGCCCCCGACAGGGCGCTCTGCCCCATATCACCCCGCTTCACCCGATAGCCCGATAGACTGGCCCGACTTTCATCCTCTTCGGGGCGAATCGACCCTTCCCACTGGCGTCGGCGCACGGCCGGCGCGGAGCGTAACGTAATGCACTTCGAGATCATCCTGGACCTGTTCGCAGCCCTCTGTTTCGGCGCGCTGATCGGCATGGAGCGGCAATGGCGGCAGCGTTTCACCGGCGTCGCCACCCACGGCCTGGTCGCCCTCGGCGCGGCCACCTTCGCCACCCTGCCCTTCCTCATGGGCGCGGAGGACCAGGTGGTGCGCATGTCCGCCCAGGTGGTCACCGGCATCGGTTTCCTCGGCGCCGGCGTGATCATGCGCGACGGTCTGAGCGTTCGCGGCCTGAGCACCGCCGCCACGATCTGGTGCACCGGCGCGGTAGGCGTGCTGGCCGGCAGCGGCTTCTTCCTCGCCGCGCTGTCCGCCACCCTGCTGATCGTCCTGTGCAACCTGACGCTACCGCCGGTGACCCGCTGGATCCAGCGCTACGCGCCCATCGAGCCGAGCAGCGAACGCTACTACCTGATCGAGACGGTGACCGAAGCGCATCAGGAAG
This Pseudomonas sp. ATCC 13867 DNA region includes the following protein-coding sequences:
- a CDS encoding MgtC/SapB family protein is translated as MHFEIILDLFAALCFGALIGMERQWRQRFTGVATHGLVALGAATFATLPFLMGAEDQVVRMSAQVVTGIGFLGAGVIMRDGLSVRGLSTAATIWCTGAVGVLAGSGFFLAALSATLLIVLCNLTLPPVTRWIQRYAPIEPSSERYYLIETVTEAHQEALVRSTLLNRLSVNGLALQRLESHARKTGGEVEVTALVLAPSSKDSLLETLVGELALAPYVSAACWSISEEPQ